A single Lolium perenne isolate Kyuss_39 chromosome 6, Kyuss_2.0, whole genome shotgun sequence DNA region contains:
- the LOC127306685 gene encoding ethylene-responsive transcription factor ERF027: MADQPSAASPPAPAPQPQEVQAAAAGPATPPVSPSSPPVQLGVDTVGAATATALVAAATSPGEPSPRSSGKHPFYRGIRCRNGKWVSEIREPRKTRRIWLGTYPNAEMAAAAYDVAARALRGADALLNFPGASASRPAPASASPDDIRAAAAAAAAAVLLEDRPPHGDLEQAPEAAATAPPPAMQEGATDDVPQQEMSTGNNEDHFMDEEAIFEMPQMLRNMAAGMMMTPPRLSPTVSDEFWPESGESLWSYHDP, from the coding sequence ATGGCTGACCAGCCCTCTGCAGCCTCcccgcctgctcctgctcctcagCCTCAGGAGGTGCAAGCTGCTGCTGCAGGCCCGGCCACTCCTCCCGTCTCGCCCAGTTCCCCGCCGGTGCAGCTAGGCGTGGACACGGTGGGGGccgcgacggcgacggcgctggtggcggcggcgacgagcccCGGGGAGCCGTCGCCGCGCTCCTCGGGGAAGCACCCCTTCTACCGCGGCATCCGCTGCAGGAACGGCAAGTGGGTCTCCGAGATCCGCGAGCCGCGCAAGACGCGCCGCATATGGCTGGGCACGTACCCGAACGCCGAGATGGCCGCCGCGGCCTACGACGTGGCGGCACGCGCGCTGCGCGGGGCCGACGCGCTGCTCAACTTCCCGGGCGCATCCGCCTCGCGCCCGGCCCCCGCGTCAGCCTCCCCCGACGACATACGCGCGGCCGCGGCGGCCGCTGCTGCAGCCGTCCTGCTAGAGGATAGGCCGCCGCACGGTGACCTGGAGCAGGCTCCTGAAGCTGCCGCCACCGCTCCTCCTCCTGCCATGCAAGAAGGCGCCACCGATGATGTGCCGCAGCAGGAGATGTCGACGGGCAATAACGAGGATCACTTCATGGACGAGGAGGCCATCTTCGAGATGCCGCAGATGCTGCGCAACATGGCCGCGGGCATGATGATGACCCCGCCGCGCCTGAGCCCCACCGTCTCGGACGAGTTCTGGCCGGAGTCAGGGGAGAGCCTGTGGAGCTA